cgcacacacagagacagacgggaatacacacacaatgtgtctgtacacacacacagggcttgatgaaccctctgattagagcaGAAAcagctctttatagaagcacataGCCAAAAATATTCTGCGGCTTCACACGGATCATGGAGTACATGGAGTTCTGCATTGGAGCTGCCAATCAATACTCACTGAGGGATGTGATAGGAGAAAAACTATAGTCCCTCCTCCCAGATTTTATCGgagaggcggggccaacagtgacagttgGTGGCGCACGATGGTTCAAATAATCTGTTTCAACCAAAATTCCACTGTAGCCAGCGTTAAACCCCTAAAgtgcagtcactgacattttacaactaaataagaaaaattaaaatacttgtttaggTTAAAAGTTGGattaggatcaatcaacagcactacaaTTTGTAGAATTGTGAGGCGCTCCACGCTCCCCCCTCCCTTCCTAAACAAACTGTTGTGTTTGTAGAACATAAAACACTTAAAGGACCACTGGAGAGAGGTTTACGTTGCTACCTTCTTTAATGTCGGCGCCCAACTTTTTTACACACATTTCTTCGTCTCCTCTTTACTTCCTGGCTGCTCTAAGTAAAAACAGTCCCACTATGCCCCCTACTGGCCGGAGAAGGAtgaactttcagaacacaacaCAAACCTCACCGGTCTTCTTGTGAACGCTTGCGTGCACGCGCACACTGTGAAACTtctttctccatagagactagtaacaaatgtagggactttatcttgtgttattggatcGCATTCTGATGTTTTAGGGACATGATTgcctcactgctgtgaggacagagGCTCTCAGTCACAGCCGGTCCTCTGATACAAGCAGCTGTGCTGCAGCCGAgctcagctgatcagagcagacataCAACTCCACATCCAGACTGCAGATGAATTGCGTCTGTTCTTTTCAACTTAGatgtttctcttaggtttacaacctatttatcccatctgttatcatcaTCTCTCTCTGTGTCAAAGCAGAATGTGTGCTGACAAAAAGCGGCTCACATGCAGCCCGCCGCACACACTGAGTGAACCTCCACAAACTCTGTTCCACCtcaacatgtttgtgcctttattctgttacttctccacctcggttttcctttttcttcttaCTTTGTGGGAAACTTCTGTGCAAAAAGCCATGGTGGGACGTGAtgaggcatctgattggttctttccattcggACCACATGACAGGGATTGGCCAGAGTTTTTACAGGATTCCAGTTGCTTTAAAGGTTTGATTCTTTTCGTTCATTTTTCTGAATCCATAATGTATCGACCACTTTCAGAATGGAAGTAACACTTCAgaataataaagtgtttgtaACGGTGAACAATCCATCTTTAAAggtttataattatatttaacAGGATTGTTCACTGAggatacatttatttatgagtAAAGGTCTGAGTTTACTGATTTATTTAAGTAAAGTGAACATCAGTTTAGATTGTATGCTGATATCTAAaagtacatttatttactttctgtcaaagcttttattttgaaaaggttcaTGGAAATGGTTCTGTTTTTAACGGCTATTGCTCACGTTGCCAGTTTTTTCCCTGTGTTTCTTCTTTTACTGTAATTGTGAGTAAAGTATAAACCTCCGTTAAAAGGAACTCGTCTGATACCCATTGAAGCTTTCatcaacacacaaacatttgatcaaaaacactgaatttAATGTCAAAACTACTGAACATAAATGTACATCAATACAAACGTCCACATCCTACTAATCCTTAAAGTTACAGGAATTATTACAGTAAGTGTCACTATTTACAGTGTAGAGATAATACTGATCATCCTAATTTTTCCATGTCTAAAGCTTTAAAGTGCCTTTTTCTCTCACTTGTTCTTGGTTGTTCTGTCAAATGTGTCCCTTTGTGTGAAGACCCTGAacaatgtacagtatacaaatCAGATCAGCCGAAATCTTTTGTGAAGTGACAGCTACAatgatttttaaacattatgCTCGAATGATTAATCACCTTGGACGTCAATCTAAAGATAAAACTGGAATGTTTTCATTCGTTATCGACAAGCACGGATGCACTATTAAGTCAGCTACGATCAATATTTGAAGACCTTGCCCTGCaaggtttttaaaaacacacgaaGGAGACATGAATGCTACTCTCTGGTCTTGTCTTTTAACCATCGGGGTCGACGGTTCTAATCTAAAAGTCAGTCCCCTGAACAATTCCCTGTAGTCAACATATAACACTGTTGTGCTTCCTAGCATTTTCGCTTTGTTTCACCGACTATCATATGTCATCACTGCAAGAGAAGAAGCAAcatgtgtgcacacacacacgcacacacgtcaAAGATCAGTAAAAATTATTTTAGCAGTGAAACATCATTTAAGTCATTAATTAATGCCACTATGTTCACAGAGTTATGACAGACGACTGAGATCATTCATTCAAAGCTGCTTAACCACTGAAATCAGTGTGACAATGTGCTGTTTTCACACACTGGACGATGATATTGAGGGTAACTTTGATGGAAACGACCCAAATACGACAGTGTGGCCACATATCACGGGGGAaatgataaccaaactccaaatcccacaatgcaatgcgcaaaacttttacAAAGTGACCATCTGTCAACAAACTtgtcaaaaacaaactttcaagcgtcaatttcaacctttaacatttgGTTTGTGAGTGAATCCCTGTCAGAGGATTTGTGGGATGACATACAAGgagaattttaaaaatgtgttatgttTTGAAGCACCTTTAAAATGAGAATaatgttgttgatgtttttccAACTATTTCAAAACATGTACAgaatactgtatttacatttgtACAAGTGGACGAAGCGTTAGCaggtaaataaataagtcagcagaatgttttctacattaatatACGCAAGAGTCcgagctggtgtgtgtgtgtgtgtctgctttcATAATGGATGTCATGTAGGCTTCATGGATGTACTGATGTACAGTAGCATTTGTGACGATGGGTGACATGACACCATGTGGGCTAGGCGAGTGTAAAGGCAGCACATTGGAAACAAGACAGCTACAGACGTCTCTACAGACAGCTACAGACATGGCTGAAAGTCCCACGAGTCTTCTCAGTGAAGGTCACTCTCCATGAATTCCTCCTTGATAGAGTTCTTGCTGCGTGACGCCTTACAGTCCGGCATGTCGAAGCCGAAGTCAGCCCACTCGTCGCCCGCAGCCATTCCAGACGCACCCACGACCCCGGACCTGTTGGGGATGGTGATGGTGTGACGCACTCGAAAATGCACGGCCTCCATGACACGCTGACGCTGTAGCTCGCCGCCGGCAGCACCGATGGCCGCCATGGCAGAGGCAGCCATGCCGCCGCTGGAGCGCATTAACTGTTGGCCGTGGTAATCATGGTGGTGGGTGGAGCTGGGCATCTGGAGGGAGGCGCCTTGTTTCATCTCCTGTAGACCTCTCCAGATTGCCATGCGGGACTGCTCAGGTATCTTCAAAGCTCCTAAATCCTAGAAAAGGCACAGAGTTTAAGACGAGCTGATAGCTGAACACATACAATCTATTGTAGAACTCTCCAATGTAGATCACAAGTGCAGGAGGAGAGTTTACCTCCATGGAGAGAGTTTGGAGATGGTAGATGGACTGGACGCCCTGTGAGGTGAAGTACTCAATGAAGTTTTGACAGCCCAGGCTGGTGAGAAAGCTGTATGGGGGAGAGAAGCAGGGCTGCTTAGACCACAAAGCAgcgtcagaatcagaataagaCGTTATAATCACAGAGAAAACGTGAATCCGTGCCAGTGTGAGTTCACAGCTGAAACCCACAGATTCATTCCGATCTATTGTGTCATCTATGAATCCTGTTACGTGTTCAAGCTGATAGAAAAAAAGTGACCTTGAGAGGCGGAGAGAGAGTAAACCATAATGTACGTTTGTAATAATGACTGATAAGGCCATTCTTGCTTTGGTGAAAAACCTTTATTACCAacacagaaaatgtaaaaatagtcAGAACATACAACATAGCAGTACAATTACACTGCTCAAAGAACACAacagaataaaattaaaaataaaaaacagaaagatgGAAACAATGTCCAGATGATTGTCAAAGTGATATAAAACTGCAGAAAAGCATTTGCTTAgtttaaattataaaacatgagATTACAACAGAAGTAAAAATGAGAAGACAAGAAATCAAGAAAATTTGCATAAGTGCATTGCAAAGCTGGGATGTATACACAGTGATCTTTTGCCTGAGCAGCCCTTAATTCATGCTACGAGTttaccatccatccatgcatccatccctccatccatccatccatccatccatgcagaTATCTGTAGGGATCCTGGTACACTAGGGCATATCCTAGCTCATTTAGACCAGCAGTTGGAGTAAACACTGAACATGTGACGAGTATGTCAGGGGGCTAACACTTtaacacagtggttctcaaactgtggggTGCGCCCCCTAGGAGTGATGTGACAGTTTGGCGGAGCGGCCTTGGCTTTTTATTTTGTCCAGCAAATACAGCACACATTCACAACTAACTTGAAAGTCGGAGGACTCGGACATATTTTGGGGGTAACACAATAACCCAAATGAGCTGCGGATGGAAACACGGAGAGATCCAGAGAGGTTCTTCTGTCTGTAAAACGGaggcaaaaagaaaaataatggcTCTTTTATTGTTCTTTACTCCGGTTGCTTTATTGTGATCATTTGCTTGTGATGAAAAGTAGTGGAGTGGATAAAAGGATCATTGTAGTGAGTAATACTGTGATACTGACACGCGGTGGCTTCGTGGTTAACACGTCCGCCACACAGCAAgtaggtcctgggttcaagccctggacACTTGAGTCttttctgtgtagagtttgcatgttctccccatgcttgcgtgggttttctcccacaatccaaaaacaatggttaggttgattggagtctctaaattgcccctaggagtgaatgtgtgtatGAGTGGTTGTGTtgtcctgcgatggactggcaccctgtccagggtgtacccctgcctaacgcccaatgagagcttgagataggcaccagcagaccccctcGACCCTGAAAGAAGGAGCAAGCGGACTGATGGATGGATACTGTGATACTATGAAGTTAGCACAACTGACCCATCTTTGTTGTGGCGGTTTGGATGATTGAGACAaggtcaagctttagggttgctggtcagatgtggacagagggtttattatgtcaaagggttttgggATCAGACCGATCTGGGATCTCAGAGGTTAACAAGCCTTCAGCGTATTTgcctcagtgaatctgctgctgtttgtgctctcaatggccacgtttacatgggagctatAATtcatctttaattcagaataaaacttaaatcctctttaaactgaccttgtaaacacttaactcctaatgcaaatttaattccgaattaaacttaaattcgAATTAGGTGActggtttattctgaattaaagaattccactttcttgtaaacacttaattccccaGTTAATTCTGGTtgttctgcgcatgcgcgacgCAGTGTTGACAACATAATCCAGGAATGGGTGCCCGGACTCCAGCgagactttttatttcataagagccttaaaagacatggatataatgaaaatagtggatggacggaggcataaacgtgcagattcacacagacacacagacttattacacacacggacatcggtaaacggaacaggcttcatcgggacatgaagcaccagagcttcactaataaCGAGTGGATCATcataaagttcatttttcactcGATGTCgtgtatagtggaggtagagcagctTTTGCATTAACCACTAGCTTTGATTGAACAAAGTACGGTCGTCTGCCTCCCTTCTCCGCTACTGTATCTCCTTCTACTCAGCTGACCAAAGCAAAACCGTatgttattgtcaagctgctgcttcaaaactacaatcaaaataaaagtgaaaacagttcttattatgtggtcttttatgttgtagccaaaaagaaaCGGTTTGTAGTGTGTTTACTCCAGATAGaagtgatacgtcacgttcgccccATGTCCAATCTGAGCTGTCCAAACCCACAGACCAAatgcggaattgaataaaggtgaataaacctgttttccatgtaaacctcaattagaaaatactatttccatgtaattagaagcagaacactttaattccaaacaatttaattcagaataactagtaatcacaaatgaaaaaaacatcatgtaaccgtggcctaTGTTGCTGATAGTCAAAGCCATAGTCAAAACAGAGACCGTGGTGTTTGCTAccagtgtacgatggtatctggcctgcttagggcagtctgactaGAACTGACTGTGAAAGatttctgtaattacatatcaaTCTTTCTTGccaacattcatttatttttgcaatcaaagaactttattttttactgtgctACAATATgtgattaatttattatttattagttttttcaataaagttataatttttttaccaattttgtttaaaaatgtaactcTTTAAAGAAGGACATAactgaaaaagtttgagaaccactggtttaacaTGTAATCCTGTAATcagtttttgttatagttttgtttgtgtttctgtttttacctccaccaaggaggaaaTGTcccctgtttgtttgtttgcaggattacatcaaatgGTACGTCACAGATTTGGACAAAATCataaccaaagataaaccttaGGCCAGGGAAGATTCCATTAAGTTTTGGAGGGGAttcggatcaatatactgattctggatcagtttgaaaaattgaTAAATCCCTATGTTATGCTCTTTGAGCTGGTTCTACACTTCCATTTCACTTTCTGCTTTGATCATACAACAGCACAGCTACGAGCTCCATGTTTCTTCTGAGActataaagtgtgaatgatcgtTTTACCATCATCAAgatcactagctgtgtttccactacagattttcacaaaataaaagcaatatttccaaATGTTGagaaagtataattgcgctttgaacgtgtttccattgaaggttgaaatgagcaggagcctcgtaactcccatgaaatctcatcctgcaagacttcgctgcaggaggacggatgctccaaacctcctcattacactccgtattcctttgttgtttgctgccTAATgtggcagaaatattttttaagtataatgcgaagaaatgtctcctcttctgtctacacataccgtgtcatgttttcttggagagaagtggtcatgtgaccaggtacctcacgttctgtgatgtgtatttgctgaaaaagtgtttccatagagCTTTTACGACACATTTCATTATCAAAACTtgtgaaattcctcctcatgaaagcgtgaaaatattttagagatatttgactgttttttcaaaattcaagtgtttccattaccagtttttattgcgctatttagattttgtgcatttccaagggtaatggaaacacagctactgatccaaataaatgacaatatctggaaaaaaGGAGATTTGGCAGAGGTGGCCTTTGCAACGAAGCTGGATAAACACATCCTGGACATCTCTCCGTAagtgggcttcacctaaccaaacacttgcagtcacagagcagctgtactacaaagttGGTTATAAACAAGTTAACTTATGTCACCAATGAGAAACAATTCTtataaatatgaagaattaagataaataattgtaaagaAACATTGTTGCTGCTGCAAAAGCAGAATGGAAGGAATGCTGGCAGGAGCTTGCAGACACTGTTAATATGTAAATTTGTGAGTTCATGTAATACTAATTCATCTATAAACCACATAAATGGACACTAacggtttcactttattacagcagaGACACTTTTAAAGGGAGGGACATGAGGCGATAAGTGTAGAGCTCACCATAAGCATAGTTTCAAGAAAAGTCTAAATCAGTCCAACCACTAATGTTGTATAATGTGCTTCCACAGTACCTGACAGTACGTGAGCATCGACTGTGATGTGTTACAATAACGTATGACTCCAATCACCTGACTAttgtaggtcagtccatcagatgaaaATATGTATCTTTTATAGGATGTCATCGGGTAAATGAATGGATCACATTTatccaaaatattatttttctcaCGATCCGCCCACCAAACAGGATTCCTTTAaaaatgggcaggtcattttcccagagaactgattggtcagtagGGAGGATTTTTATGTTCGCTGATCTCTTATCCAGAACTTAACttgctcccgaccaggttagctaATCAGCGTAAGTTACCATGGCAATTTACAccggtaagaagttaaccagcatCGTAGTACAGGGTAAACggaataaatcctggaagtcaGGGCGATAAGAAGAAATGCAGCTTTGTAGCACAGGccctctgagtgctcttgtttttgtgtatctttgttgtattttgtgaaaatgttctgtgcttttgttttgtgtacttaatgttttgtttctttctgctacttgtctgtgtttttgttgttttgtgcgtatttggggcctgtactacaaatttggatttcctcttatcgcactaacttccgggatttaatcggTGTGTCCTGTACAACGAAGCTGGAATCACCGTGGTAACTTAAGCTGAAAGagtcgggaccaggttatgaagtggataagatctgagcaaGTATGAAAGCCCCGccttctgaccaatcagttctcttagaaaattACCTGACCAATAAAAAGAGAATaattctgtgaacacgtgacAGCGATCCGATGTGACagaagagagaatatttagacatcgatgcaatcctttcatttaccgataacatcctataggaaacatatagatttttatctgatgtaCTGACCTAcgttagtcagctgataaagcctgtgtgCTTGATGTTTGTGTTGGTTCTACATTCATTCCTTGCTGCTTTTacagcagcaacagtgttgtttttggtcggAATTACGGATTTTaattcatttgatttaattGCTCTGCACGGTTTGTccatgtttgtgattggtctgacgctgcaatctccacccctgtcaCAAGAGCACGCATGTAGTCAGGCTGAAATCATCCATTGGCGAGTTGATATCgggcttcgtaggacagctgcTCTCTTGGTTCTACAACACTTGCAGAgcatgtttggttaggtgaagcccgctaacggagaagCCGTATTTTCCGGCGTATAGGGtgctattttttgtatttaaagttGAGGGTGCGGCCAATGTGGCGGTGCGCATTACGTGTGAATTTTTCAGTCAGTCACACACGTGTTCAGTGAAAGCTGGTGTTGGGAGGCAGAATATTACTGACAGTCACTCCTACAGCCACTGAACATCACGGTGAACTGAACATTCAAAAACGAGCTACGGATAATGTGGGGAAAGTGAAAGCTTTAATAACTCAGGACGGAGGCGTCATGGTCCGTATGCAGGACAGTCTCgcggggcagtgaggaggaggtgCCTTCATATAGAAATGGAAACTCGtctgttgaaactgatcagaatatgcagaaatacacggaaacctctattaacaggagtacagcagctcGCCTAGCTGcccattctgattggccgagtcttTTGAAGGACATTCTCATtagccaatagggtgcggcctatcttggaaaattgctaaattattggaatgcgacCAATACAGCGGTGCATTCAATAGCCTGGAAATTACGGTAAATCCAGAATATAGTTATCaggcttcatagtacaggcccttggagtcaattcatgtatttttgtggttgtttttatgtcattctgtgtgattttgttgtggtttgtaTAGTTGTTTCTCATTTTCTGCGTATTGGActtcatttgtgttgttttttgtgattttgcattTTAGGAGTCCCgtatgtgcattttttgatGTCCTTGTAGATTTTACTGTTATTCTtatagtgtttgtttgttttgagcagaaatgtgtgaatttttttttgccgttttttgtGCGTATCTTTTTGgtagttttttgagtcatttagtgttttttttattttcagtggtTGTTTGGGGTACACATAGCCCTGGTTGGGAAACTCTGCTGTGTTTGATTTGATGTTGCTTTGTGAATCTTTAACTTGGCGCTTGTagattattacttattattacAGAATCTTTACCAGCGATTTTTAAACTATGGGACTATTCCACTTTTCATTTATGAAGATAATGACAAGACCAGTATTAATCCTGTTGACTAAGCATCAATTTGtacacagaaaaaataattcaaaatgagacaaaaaggCTCTTAAAAAGCAAATTTAAGCAGTGCTAACATTGTCCTATTAGTAGCTGTCTTACTGTATAGGCCAGTTATAATAAAGGGGTGAGCTTTTAGTTATTAATGAGCCAATGCCCTCCAGTTAAATAATACAAGCAGAAGTAATCTTGATTAACACTAAGTGACATATTTGCCAGATGAGTTAAACAACGACTAAATGGaaattttcagtcaaaattaacactgtgcGAAATGGAGGAGACACGGAGGGTTAAACCTATGTTTCTTTAAGGGGGACGTGCACggcagtttgagaaccactgattagGAGTCAGACACACTTTGAAGCAAAAGAAACGTCTGGGAGGAAATCTCTGTTTGACGTTTTAGCTCCAAAGCCCATAAGGTGCATCAGATAGTCTGCTGGCCTCTGACAGGCTAAAGAAGCAGTGTCATTGCAGGGTGAGGTACCTGACGAGGCCGGGGTCAGGGTTATACGGAGGGGGGGGGCTGCAGTGGGAGGACACTATATTCTGACTGCTGTGGCCTCCATTCATGTCTCCGTTGGCCTGCATGTGGTTGCTGTTGAACATGTTGGAACCTGTGAGCAGAGGAAAgaaggaggggaggggggcagGGGGAGGGGGGTCCATAAAGTAACACGCCACAAGTAGGACTGCAGAGAAAAAGCTTCTAAAATCCACTCACCCATATGAGCTATGGTTGGAGGGGCAGAGTGGTGCTGCTGGGGCTGCTGCCCCACCAGCTGGGTGACTGACGCTGCTTTGCCGAGGCTTCCGTGTGGGTAGAGCTTGTTCATGTTGGTCAGGGGGGAGTAGGAGGAGGGCGAGGCTATGTGGCTCCTGAGGGAGAGAGAACAAAGAGAAGAATGTCCACATACACTTTAGAATCCAGTGATCCCCTGTCCATCAAAGGACGACTCACTACTGTGCTCTGCTATGGTGTGAGAATCCAACTAAAGCTGCTAGATAAtaacatagtgtaggcctcactGATTAATACATACAACAATCATTTGCTCGccaaaaaaaagatgttaaaaggttgaaattgcagctggaaagtttgttttaatatccactgttaacactctcttattgacatggaaaagttttgtgtattacattgtgggatgtgaagtccagTAGACGAATGaatgtttttactgtgatttcaaACGGATAAATTAAACAAGGCAATGTGATCATTTGAAATACGTGTAccgttcgttctttggttattccgttttaaaaaccaaatcaaaataacaaataaagggtgtggttattttattttactgacttaaaaccaaaacagaaataaagaaaaatcaaaaaccagactagcagcctttttctgttttcaaattaaaatattaatagcaaattgttctgtttgtgagatatttggatatttatggggaaattagagcgagaccTTAAGCACTTCACATTCTGTCAGAgcgaacagtgttacggttcAAAAAGTGTCCaaataaacaggtgactgactattgattgtgaggctggtgtgaggaacaatagatgatAGAACTTCTACAATTTGACATTTTTGCCAAAACACGTACAGCTTTCTTGAGGgcactaaaaatatatatttttgcacGTAATAATACCACCAGCCACTAACAGCAGCCATCAACATACATGGAAgttgatgacaaaaaacaagaagCATCAGTAggttcattacaccacctctggttcctttaatcacatattatGTGCATGCTTTTCATAACATCCATCATTTTTTTATGCATAGCTCCTTTTTTCATCCAAGAGTAAAAGTCCCCACCCCCCATCTGTGGGTCTCCTTTGTGTGATAAGCTCAAAACAAGAAGCTCTCGTcttagtttcccttaaataaccaaatatcacacagacagagacaagattgaattttaaaacagaaaaatgctgcttgtctggtttttgatttttctgtaattctgtttaggttttaagtcagtaaaacaaaataaccacaccgtttatttgtcattttgatatGGTTTTAAACCGGAATAAGCAAAGAAGGAACGGTACACagattatttgaaaaacaataaagtcATTTTAGACTGTTTTctgcaaaaaacaaagaatgttgaataaatcaaacaatattAATTagtaccgtgtgtgtgtgtgtgtgtgtgtgtgtgtgtgtgtgttcacagctGAGCTAATGTTTCCATGAGGATGGTGCACTGAAGGGACTCACGGTCTCTGCAGTAACTGCTGCTGTGTTTGCTGTCTGTAAGACTCCACCAGCTGCTGTGGCACCAGCTCCACCAGCTCCAAACTGTCTTTAATCTTCATCAGCAGCTCAAAGTTCTCCCGACCACGAACCTACGCACCAACACAAGGAGCACGCTGACCTCAGCAACTAAGTAACATTAACATCATTCTGCAGTAGTTCAtgctaaatatgaaaaatgagtGATCCTCGTACAGGTATGTAGTAAATCTCTTCTTCTCCGTGCCGTCGCTTCCTCATGTTCATATTTGGACTGGGAACGTTGGGAGGGCTGTGCTTGAAGTCTGCACAGGAGGAAGCAGGTTTCAGTCCATTGGTTTAATTTAGACACCTCTCTTTATGTGGTAATGTgcaccaggggtggactgggaccaaaattcagccctggtatgttctgtccagaccagcccactacattatcagaggacaccatGTAGATCCATGTAGATGCTGTTATTAAGTCATCGATGCTCAAATTGTGGCTCTatatgtctttattttaattattattcccccagaaaaccttaaaagaggGAAACTTTTTCACATCTTTGTACCTATTTCCAAATAgcaattttgcaacttcctttgtccaatttttgctcctttacaAAAAGTTGTgaaacttttttcagactttagctaccctTTGTCAACAAATATTCCTTTTTATCTAttagttctttttgacacttatgcATTTTTTATCCTTTCTAgaaattttttttggccacttttcatccaaataagctaacttttgcccaattaatatcacttgtttccttttttccctacacgTCGCCTCTTCTTTGCCCGTTGTCACTATTGTTTGACACATTTTGCCCATATAAGACACCCATTTCCTTTACATACCACCTTGTTCttcatttgcccatttttggctACTCTTGGCTGCTTTtgtcactcttttcttgccatgtttttgccccttttggaccatttttggccacctgttaccatgtctgcctccactccctcgtcaaaaaaatacaaaaacgtagcggaccggaccggcccacc
This portion of the Gouania willdenowi chromosome 7, fGouWil2.1, whole genome shotgun sequence genome encodes:
- the tp73 gene encoding tumor protein p73 isoform X2 → MYYVKKKSQYNLLSSSMESLGSRATSGSPYSSENASSSAVPTPSPYSQPNSTFEGLSPAPAIPSNTDYPGPHSFQVSFQQSSTAKSATWTYSPLLKKLYCQIAKTCPIQIKLCTSPPHGSIIRAMPIYKKAEHVTEVVKRCPNHELGRDFNDSQAAPASHLIRVEGNNLSQYVDDPVTGRQSVYVPYEAPQVGTEFTTILYNFMCNSSCVGGMNRRPILIIITLETRDGQVLGRRSFEGRICACPGRDRKADEDHFREQQALNESVAKNGSANKRNFKHSPPNVPSPNMNMRKRRHGEEEIYYIPVRGRENFELLMKIKDSLELVELVPQQLVESYRQQTQQQLLQRPSHIASPSSYSPLTNMNKLYPHGSLGKAASVTQLVGQQPQQHHSAPPTIAHMGSNMFNSNHMQANGDMNGGHSSQNIVSSHCSPPPPYNPDPGLVSFLTSLGCQNFIEYFTSQGVQSIYHLQTLSMEDLGALKIPEQSRMAIWRGLQEMKQGASLQMPSSTHHHDYHGQQLMRSSGGMAASAMAAIGAAGGELQRQRVMEAVHFRVRHTITIPNRSGVVGASGMAAGDEWADFGFDMPDCKASRSKNSIKEEFMESDLH